The Flavobacterium faecale genome has a segment encoding these proteins:
- a CDS encoding geranylgeranylglyceryl/heptaprenylglyceryl phosphate synthase produces the protein MTLIFISRKVVISPNNQLVLNQNFRKNDYFYVAMQKYKEIYQNIVDHKSTKTKLLAILLDPDKIDWSQFDTLVDQINNSPATHVFIGGSLVFSSRIDELILRLKAQIQLPILLFPGDPSQISKKADGILFLSLVSGRNPDFLIGHQVKSAPILKSSGLEIIPTAYILIESGGQTAVERVSQTKPIAREQHELVVATAMASEMMGSKMVYLEAGSGAKCAVPTSLVKNVVTNVDIPVIVGGGITSANEINEMYAAGADLVVIGTAFENDYRFFEHFQNELNIKTL, from the coding sequence GTGACACTGATATTTATCAGCCGTAAAGTAGTTATTTCACCTAATAATCAATTGGTTTTGAATCAAAATTTTAGAAAAAACGATTACTTTTACGTCGCGATGCAAAAATACAAAGAGATATATCAAAATATTGTAGACCACAAAAGTACTAAAACTAAATTGTTAGCCATATTGTTGGATCCTGATAAGATCGATTGGTCACAATTTGATACACTCGTTGATCAAATTAATAATTCGCCAGCTACCCATGTATTTATAGGTGGTAGTTTGGTTTTTTCATCGCGTATTGATGAGTTAATTCTTCGACTCAAAGCACAAATACAGTTGCCAATACTATTGTTTCCAGGTGATCCGTCTCAAATTTCAAAAAAAGCAGATGGCATTTTGTTCTTGTCTTTAGTTTCTGGGCGCAATCCTGATTTTTTGATTGGTCATCAAGTCAAATCCGCACCAATTTTAAAATCCTCAGGTTTAGAGATTATTCCAACAGCATATATTTTAATCGAAAGTGGTGGTCAAACTGCTGTAGAGCGTGTAAGCCAAACCAAGCCAATAGCGCGTGAGCAACACGAGCTTGTGGTTGCTACTGCAATGGCTAGTGAGATGATGGGCAGTAAAATGGTGTATCTTGAGGCTGGAAGTGGTGCAAAATGTGCTGTTCCTACAAGTCTAGTAAAAAATGTTGTGACAAATGTCGATATTCCGGTGATTGTAGGTGGCGGAATTACATCTGCAAATGAAATAAACGAAATGTATGCCGCCGGAGCCGATTTGGTAGTGATTGGTACGGCATTCGAAAATGATTATCGCTTTTTTGAACATTTTCAAAACGAGCTAAATATAAAGACCTTATAA
- a CDS encoding group III truncated hemoglobin, with amino-acid sequence MNSIRKEITDRSDIAILVDEFYKKIRADKEIGFYFNNTITDWEEHLNKLTDFWEMNLFGGKKYKGDPLKAHVEVEQKFQHQIGPNEFGIWLNYWAQTLDELYEGENVSILKRRARKMGTFIYMEMFKSRS; translated from the coding sequence ATGAATTCCATTCGAAAAGAAATCACCGACAGAAGCGATATTGCAATTTTAGTAGATGAATTTTATAAAAAAATAAGAGCAGATAAAGAAATTGGCTTTTACTTCAACAACACTATAACCGACTGGGAGGAACACCTGAATAAGCTAACCGACTTTTGGGAAATGAATTTATTTGGCGGAAAAAAATACAAGGGAGATCCACTAAAAGCACATGTAGAAGTGGAACAAAAGTTTCAACACCAGATAGGCCCGAATGAATTTGGTATTTGGCTAAATTATTGGGCACAAACTTTGGATGAATTGTATGAAGGTGAAAATGTCTCCATCTTAAAACGAAGAGCTAGAAAAATGGGAACATTTATCTATATGGAAATGTTTAAAAGTCGTAGTTAG
- a CDS encoding 4'-phosphopantetheinyl transferase family protein, whose product MPLYKNFFFDSHTQILVWKITESYHQLFSEVVLNMKNRERLNGMKSELHQRGFLSVRKLLQEAGFNDLDLYYDEFGKPHLSDDKFISITHSHEFSAIIISDRPVGIDIELHREKIVRIADKFITAEVKYLTIDDLEEYIQKLTVIWGTKEAIFKIQNEKGISFKEHISVLPFELDRNKTTANLNFGAVQKQFDVYYEAVENFGLVYAFEKK is encoded by the coding sequence ATGCCGTTATATAAGAACTTTTTTTTCGATTCACATACTCAAATTCTCGTTTGGAAAATTACCGAGAGCTACCACCAACTTTTTAGCGAAGTAGTTTTAAACATGAAAAATCGTGAGCGCCTGAACGGAATGAAATCGGAGCTGCACCAACGAGGATTTTTGAGTGTGCGCAAGCTCCTGCAAGAAGCGGGATTCAACGATTTAGATTTGTATTATGATGAATTTGGGAAACCACACCTTTCTGATGATAAATTTATTTCGATCACCCACTCGCATGAGTTTTCGGCCATCATTATAAGTGATCGCCCGGTTGGGATTGATATCGAATTGCACCGCGAAAAAATTGTTCGAATAGCAGATAAATTTATTACCGCCGAAGTAAAGTACCTGACTATTGATGATTTAGAAGAATATATTCAAAAGTTAACCGTGATTTGGGGAACGAAAGAAGCTATTTTTAAAATTCAAAATGAAAAAGGAATCAGTTTCAAAGAGCATATTTCAGTGCTGCCATTTGAATTAGATCGAAATAAAACGACAGCTAACCTTAATTTTGGAGCTGTTCAGAAACAATTTGACGTGTATTATGAAGCCGTAGAGAATTTTGGCTTAGTGTATGCTTTCGAGAAAAAGTAG
- the ahcY gene encoding adenosylhomocysteinase → MSTTTMPYVAFKVKDISLAAWGRKEIELAEAEMPGLMALRSEYKDEQPLKGARIAGCLHMTIQTAVLIETLIALGAEVTWSSCNIFSTQDQAAAAIAAAGIQVYAWKGLNDVDFDWCIEQTLFFGEDKKPLNMILDDGGDLTNMVIDKYPELVAGIKGLSEETTTGVHRLYERMKAGTLPMPAINVNDSVTKSKFDNKYGCKESAVDAVRRATDIMLAGKRVVVCGYGDVGKGTAASFRGAGSIVTVTEIDPICALQAAMDGFEVKKLDTVVANADIIITTTGNKDIIKGSHFEQMKDKTIVCNIGHFDNEIAVAWLNQNHGASKIEIKPQVDKYTINGKDIILLAEGRLVNLGCATGHPSFVMSNSFTNQTLAQIELWKNSAAYQNEVYMLPKHLDEKVAMLHLAKLGVELETLSTEQAAYIGVEVAGPFKPEYYRY, encoded by the coding sequence ATGAGTACTACAACTATGCCTTATGTGGCTTTCAAAGTAAAAGATATTTCTCTAGCGGCTTGGGGAAGAAAAGAAATTGAATTAGCAGAAGCTGAAATGCCAGGTTTAATGGCACTTCGTTCTGAATACAAAGACGAACAACCACTTAAAGGAGCTCGTATTGCAGGATGTTTACACATGACTATTCAAACAGCAGTGTTGATCGAAACTTTGATCGCTCTTGGTGCTGAAGTAACTTGGTCATCATGTAACATTTTCTCAACTCAAGATCAAGCTGCTGCTGCAATTGCTGCTGCTGGAATTCAAGTTTATGCTTGGAAAGGTTTGAACGATGTTGATTTTGACTGGTGTATTGAGCAAACATTATTCTTTGGTGAAGACAAAAAACCATTGAACATGATTCTTGATGACGGTGGAGATTTGACAAACATGGTTATTGACAAATACCCAGAATTGGTTGCTGGAATCAAAGGATTATCTGAAGAAACAACTACTGGAGTTCACAGATTATACGAGAGAATGAAAGCTGGAACATTACCAATGCCTGCTATCAATGTAAATGACTCGGTAACTAAATCTAAATTTGATAACAAATATGGTTGTAAAGAATCTGCAGTTGATGCGGTTCGTCGTGCAACTGATATCATGCTTGCTGGTAAAAGAGTAGTAGTATGTGGATATGGTGACGTAGGAAAAGGAACTGCTGCTTCTTTTAGAGGTGCTGGATCTATTGTTACAGTTACTGAAATTGACCCTATTTGTGCGCTACAAGCTGCAATGGACGGTTTTGAAGTTAAAAAATTAGATACTGTTGTTGCAAATGCTGATATCATCATCACAACTACAGGAAATAAAGACATCATTAAAGGAAGTCACTTTGAACAAATGAAAGATAAAACTATCGTTTGTAACATTGGACATTTTGATAACGAAATTGCAGTGGCTTGGTTGAACCAAAACCATGGCGCTTCGAAAATCGAAATCAAACCTCAGGTTGACAAATATACTATCAACGGTAAAGATATCATCCTTTTGGCTGAAGGTCGTTTGGTTAACCTTGGTTGTGCTACAGGTCACCCAAGTTTTGTAATGAGTAACTCATTTACAAACCAAACTTTGGCTCAAATTGAATTATGGAAAAACAGCGCTGCATACCAAAATGAAGTGTACATGTTACCAAAACACCTTGATGAAAAAGTTGCTATGTTACACCTTGCAAAATTAGGTGTTGAACTAGAAACTTTAAGCACTGAACAAGCTGCGTATATTGGTGTTGAAGTTGCTGGTCCATTTAAACCAGAATACTACAGATACTAA
- a CDS encoding DUF4861 family protein — translation MEKKNQKSATIIKVKNPIATLRDNETISIPYKLLQKEFPSAIIAFIQLIDNKSHKTIVSQPIDNNEDGITDAFLFQTDLEPNETKYFSVNLSQNIPDSSSVFAKFISKPEGLGDFCWENDYIGYRMYGQARADAQGTGTAIDVWCKKTDRKLTDDWYTAGQSYHIDKGYGADHYASGKNQGCGGSGILHKDSIYYSKPYSSWKIIANGPVRLVFELKFSGWKIDNTYLRETKRITLDAGQYLNRIESTYEVTDKNFSFSHAIGIAQRSDSKVIIDKKNNLSESWEKLTIPAGSENGSLGCAFIADPKTNVKNITSRNNHLFGIMTAKSEKSIIYYTGAAWSEFGNIQSFENWNTYIQNKKECINHQCTVTILK, via the coding sequence TTGGAGAAAAAGAATCAAAAATCTGCTACAATAATCAAAGTCAAAAACCCGATTGCAACTTTAAGAGACAACGAAACTATTTCGATTCCTTACAAACTACTTCAAAAAGAATTTCCTTCCGCCATAATCGCGTTTATACAACTCATAGATAACAAAAGCCACAAAACAATAGTAAGCCAACCCATAGATAATAATGAGGATGGAATTACCGATGCTTTTTTATTTCAAACAGACTTAGAACCGAATGAAACCAAGTATTTTTCGGTTAACCTCTCACAAAACATACCCGATTCCTCTTCGGTATTCGCCAAATTCATAAGCAAACCAGAAGGTTTGGGCGACTTTTGCTGGGAGAATGACTATATCGGCTACCGCATGTATGGACAAGCACGAGCAGACGCACAAGGCACCGGAACCGCAATTGATGTTTGGTGCAAAAAAACAGACCGAAAACTAACAGATGATTGGTACACAGCTGGTCAAAGTTATCACATTGACAAAGGCTACGGAGCAGATCATTATGCATCGGGAAAAAACCAAGGCTGCGGAGGATCGGGAATTTTGCATAAGGATTCTATCTATTATTCAAAGCCCTATTCTTCTTGGAAAATTATAGCCAATGGCCCCGTTAGGCTAGTTTTTGAACTTAAATTTTCGGGTTGGAAAATTGATAACACTTATCTAAGAGAAACCAAACGAATTACACTGGATGCCGGACAGTACTTAAACCGAATCGAGAGCACTTATGAAGTAACCGACAAAAATTTCAGCTTTTCTCACGCTATAGGAATAGCGCAACGATCGGACTCAAAAGTGATTATCGACAAAAAAAATAATCTCTCTGAAAGTTGGGAAAAACTTACTATTCCCGCCGGAAGTGAAAATGGATCACTGGGTTGCGCCTTCATAGCTGACCCGAAAACAAATGTAAAAAACATCACAAGTCGCAACAACCACTTATTTGGCATTATGACCGCCAAATCTGAAAAAAGCATCATATATTACACAGGAGCGGCTTGGAGTGAATTTGGAAACATACAATCTTTCGAAAACTGGAACACCTACATTCAAAACAAGAAAGAATGCATAAACCACCAGTGTACAGTAACGATTCTAAAATAA
- a CDS encoding RrF2 family transcriptional regulator produces MTILAHNKDQWHTSAFVAGSLNINAVLVRNEIKTLKTGGLIESKEGKNGGVRLAEDANKILLSTIFKIAKGDNHVLGFCSNDPNPNCPIGRQIQTKLDKIFTSVDDAIIESLNDQTLESFKNQF; encoded by the coding sequence ATGACCATTCTCGCTCACAATAAAGACCAATGGCATACTTCTGCATTTGTTGCTGGGAGTTTAAATATCAATGCAGTATTAGTTAGAAATGAAATTAAAACATTAAAAACTGGCGGACTTATCGAAAGCAAAGAAGGTAAAAATGGAGGTGTTCGTTTGGCTGAAGACGCAAATAAAATTTTACTATCTACAATTTTTAAAATAGCAAAAGGAGACAATCATGTCCTAGGATTTTGCAGTAATGATCCAAATCCCAACTGCCCAATTGGTAGACAAATTCAAACCAAATTAGACAAGATCTTTACTAGTGTTGATGATGCTATCATAGAATCACTAAACGATCAAACATTAGAATCTTTCAAAAATCAATTTTAG
- a CDS encoding NAD(P)-dependent oxidoreductase — MKISILGAGGNIGQRITREAALRKHELHLITSKPISFFGLENTPTTTVDVFDTEALANALKGSDLVISAYAPPLDNPAKLSAASESILAAAKKNAQRLIVVGGAGSLLIGKNELLVDSPNFPEAYKAFAVAHKDALHNIYRKSEGVNWTNVSPAAYIFEGEKTGQFRIGQDNLITNEKGESSISMEDFAVAILDEVDNKQFSNQRFTVGY, encoded by the coding sequence ATGAAAATTTCAATTTTAGGAGCTGGTGGAAACATCGGACAAAGAATCACAAGAGAGGCTGCTTTACGTAAACACGAATTGCATTTAATTACTTCAAAACCAATATCTTTTTTTGGGCTAGAGAATACACCAACTACTACTGTAGATGTTTTTGACACCGAAGCTTTGGCAAATGCCCTGAAAGGTAGTGATCTAGTTATTAGTGCCTACGCACCTCCTTTAGACAATCCTGCTAAACTTTCTGCTGCGAGTGAATCAATTTTGGCAGCTGCCAAAAAAAACGCACAACGTCTAATAGTCGTTGGTGGAGCTGGTAGTTTATTGATTGGAAAAAACGAATTATTAGTAGATTCTCCAAATTTCCCGGAAGCTTACAAAGCCTTTGCAGTAGCACATAAAGATGCCTTACATAACATTTACCGCAAATCAGAAGGAGTAAATTGGACCAATGTATCTCCAGCTGCCTACATTTTTGAAGGTGAAAAAACTGGTCAATTCCGTATAGGACAAGATAATTTAATTACCAATGAAAAAGGAGAAAGCTCTATTTCTATGGAAGATTTTGCTGTAGCAATTCTTGATGAAGTTGACAATAAACAATTTTCTAATCAACGATTTACTGTTGGATACTAA
- a CDS encoding phage integrase SAM-like domain-containing protein codes for MASVRYRIKTNNDWNSIYLRFKQGKQFDIEISTGLQAPKDRWSDAKQNVLATIDVDYKSINTKLKELDSFINKEYSSSLLSEEIINSKWLKEKINISFNRETKNAEIDDKLFLTNYIKSYIAESHTRKTKKTTVVKKRTIQHYTTTLNKITAFEKYSNKRMLLENITLDFHADFIAFLENEQKLNPNTIGGYIDDIKQFCSYANKKGYELPNDYKLTEFYSPTNKTKDIYLKEDEINLVYNTTFEQDYLDNAKDWFIIGLRTGFRISDFLKLTAKNIDNDFIHKETLKTEFPVIIPIHEQVKRILDKRSGNFPRSISDQKFNDYIKIICEKAGINEIVEGAKMTPIETTENGKKQTLHRKTFGKYPKFELVSSHICRRSFASNLYGKIETLTIMKITGHSTEKQFLDYIKITPKEYAEKLKAYWKIYNKQPNEL; via the coding sequence ATGGCATCAGTTAGATATAGAATCAAAACCAACAACGATTGGAACAGTATTTATTTAAGATTCAAACAAGGAAAACAGTTTGATATAGAAATTTCAACAGGATTACAAGCCCCTAAAGACCGTTGGAGTGATGCAAAACAAAATGTTTTAGCAACTATTGACGTTGACTATAAATCTATAAACACAAAGCTAAAAGAACTAGATTCATTCATTAATAAAGAATATAGTTCATCTCTTTTGAGCGAAGAAATAATAAACTCAAAATGGTTGAAAGAGAAAATAAATATTTCATTTAATAGGGAAACTAAAAACGCTGAAATTGATGATAAATTATTTTTAACAAATTACATCAAATCATACATTGCGGAATCACACACTCGAAAAACAAAAAAAACAACAGTTGTTAAAAAAAGGACTATCCAGCATTACACTACTACTTTAAATAAAATTACTGCCTTTGAAAAATATTCTAATAAGAGAATGTTATTAGAGAATATTACACTTGACTTTCATGCCGATTTTATCGCTTTTTTAGAAAACGAACAAAAGCTAAATCCAAACACGATTGGCGGGTACATTGATGATATTAAGCAGTTTTGTAGCTATGCCAATAAAAAAGGGTATGAACTACCCAATGATTACAAACTGACTGAATTTTACTCCCCAACAAACAAAACAAAAGACATTTATTTAAAAGAAGATGAAATAAATTTAGTTTACAATACAACCTTTGAACAAGATTATTTAGACAATGCTAAGGATTGGTTTATTATTGGATTAAGAACAGGTTTCAGAATATCTGATTTTTTAAAATTGACGGCTAAAAACATTGATAACGATTTTATTCACAAAGAAACTTTAAAAACTGAATTTCCTGTAATTATACCAATTCACGAACAAGTAAAAAGAATTTTAGATAAAAGAAGTGGTAATTTCCCCCGTTCTATTAGCGATCAAAAATTTAATGATTACATCAAAATTATATGCGAAAAAGCGGGCATAAATGAAATTGTTGAAGGCGCAAAAATGACACCAATTGAAACAACCGAAAACGGCAAAAAGCAAACATTACATAGAAAAACCTTTGGTAAATATCCTAAATTTGAACTAGTATCATCTCACATTTGCAGGCGCTCTTTTGCTTCAAACTTATACGGCAAAATAGAAACTTTAACTATTATGAAAATAACAGGTCACTCAACAGAAAAACAATTTTTAGATTATATAAAAATTACACCAAAAGAATATGCAGAGAAGTTAAAAGCATATTGGAAAATCTACAATAAACAACCTAATGAGCTATAG
- a CDS encoding helix-turn-helix domain-containing protein — MIENIRLIDLTKSDLISLIQQTVATEFQRFSNLMKTVPKEEEQTKIITRDEAAKLLNVSHTTLWKWSKDKILVARKINSRVYYLKNDVLDKLNAVA, encoded by the coding sequence ATGATAGAAAATATAAGATTAATTGACTTAACAAAATCTGATTTAATCAGTTTAATTCAACAAACAGTTGCAACCGAATTTCAAAGGTTCAGTAACTTAATGAAAACAGTTCCCAAAGAAGAGGAACAGACCAAAATTATTACACGAGACGAGGCGGCAAAGCTCTTAAATGTCTCGCACACAACTTTGTGGAAATGGTCTAAAGACAAAATACTTGTTGCAAGAAAAATAAATTCACGAGTTTATTATCTAAAAAACGATGTTTTGGACAAACTTAATGCAGTTGCATAG
- a CDS encoding dipeptidase: protein MDNIKHYINENKDRFINELIELLKIPSVSADAAYSQDVIDTSEAVKKSLEEAGCDLVEICETDGYPIVYGHKLIDPALPTVLVYGHYDVQPSDPIELWTSPPFEPVIKTTDIHPEGAIFARGACDDKGQMYMHVKAFEYMIKNDCLPCNVKFMIEGEEEVGSVNLKTFVENNTEKLKNDVILISDTGMISNQQPSITTGLRGLSYVEVEVTGPNRDLHSGLYGGAVANPINILSKMIASLHDENNHITIPGFYDNVEELSTEERAEMAKAPFSLENYKKALNLNDIYGEAGYTTNERNSIRPTLDVNGIWGGYTGEGAKTVIASKAFAKISMRLVPNQDWEEITDLFTKHFTAIAPAGVTVVVKPHHGGQGYVTPIDSIGYKAANMAYTETFGIPAIPVRSGGSIPIVALFEKELKSKTILMGFGLDSDAIHSPNEHFGIFNYLKGIETIPLFYKYFVELSK, encoded by the coding sequence ATGGACAATATAAAGCATTACATCAACGAAAATAAAGATCGTTTCATCAACGAATTAATAGAACTTCTCAAAATTCCATCGGTAAGCGCAGATGCTGCGTACTCACAGGATGTTATTGACACCTCTGAAGCTGTAAAAAAGAGCTTGGAAGAAGCAGGTTGCGACTTAGTCGAAATATGCGAAACAGACGGCTACCCAATTGTATATGGTCACAAATTAATTGACCCTGCCCTTCCAACGGTCCTTGTATATGGGCATTATGACGTGCAACCCTCAGACCCGATTGAACTGTGGACTTCTCCTCCATTTGAACCTGTTATCAAAACAACTGACATTCATCCAGAAGGCGCTATTTTTGCGCGTGGAGCATGTGATGACAAAGGACAAATGTACATGCACGTAAAAGCTTTTGAATATATGATCAAAAACGACTGCTTACCGTGCAACGTTAAATTCATGATCGAAGGTGAAGAAGAAGTAGGTAGCGTCAACCTTAAGACTTTTGTCGAAAATAATACCGAAAAACTGAAAAATGACGTAATTCTTATTTCAGACACCGGAATGATTTCAAACCAACAACCTTCAATTACAACTGGTTTACGCGGATTGAGCTATGTAGAAGTAGAAGTTACGGGTCCTAATCGCGATTTACACTCTGGATTATATGGTGGTGCAGTAGCTAACCCAATCAATATTCTCTCTAAAATGATTGCTTCGTTACATGACGAAAACAATCACATAACCATTCCTGGATTTTATGACAATGTTGAAGAGCTATCGACTGAAGAAAGAGCCGAAATGGCCAAAGCCCCTTTTAGCTTAGAAAATTATAAAAAAGCATTAAATCTTAACGATATCTATGGCGAGGCTGGATATACTACCAACGAGCGTAACTCTATACGCCCAACACTTGATGTGAACGGAATTTGGGGTGGCTATACAGGCGAAGGTGCAAAAACAGTCATTGCTAGCAAGGCATTTGCAAAAATATCAATGCGTTTAGTACCCAACCAAGACTGGGAGGAAATCACTGATTTGTTTACAAAACATTTTACAGCCATTGCTCCAGCGGGTGTAACAGTTGTAGTCAAACCACATCATGGAGGTCAAGGATATGTAACACCAATCGACAGTATTGGATACAAAGCAGCCAACATGGCGTATACAGAAACTTTCGGTATACCTGCCATACCGGTTCGATCAGGAGGAAGTATTCCGATTGTAGCTTTATTCGAAAAGGAGTTAAAAAGCAAAACGATCTTAATGGGATTTGGATTGGACAGCGATGCTATTCACTCACCAAATGAACATTTCGGAATATTTAATTATTTAAAAGGAATAGAAACTATTCCGTTATTTTATAAATATTTTGTGGAATTATCAAAATAG
- a CDS encoding polysaccharide deacetylase family protein: protein MNKYHTMWLSEVEAHQENNIPLPQKSIVLTFDDGFLDNYTVLYPILKAYDFKAVLFVVLGKIGQKIDWGGEFISKNDNMRLMDRTQLEEIGSHIELGYHTYKHDNYAMLTLEEIEEDLKLCQKVIAHEKLKVFPALAYTYGGYYRKKDAKQKALFELLKKYGIRYGLRIGNRINVFPFRNKYQIQRIDIRGGDSFEVFKRKVLLGRKKLL from the coding sequence ATGAATAAGTACCACACAATGTGGTTGTCAGAGGTTGAGGCTCATCAAGAGAATAATATCCCATTGCCACAAAAATCAATTGTTCTGACTTTTGACGATGGCTTTTTGGATAATTATACGGTCTTATATCCCATCTTAAAAGCATATGATTTTAAGGCAGTTCTTTTTGTTGTTTTAGGTAAGATTGGTCAAAAAATTGATTGGGGAGGTGAGTTTATTTCTAAAAATGACAATATGCGTTTGATGGATAGAACGCAACTAGAAGAAATTGGTTCACATATTGAGCTAGGGTATCATACCTACAAACATGATAATTATGCGATGCTTACGTTAGAGGAAATCGAAGAAGATTTAAAACTTTGTCAAAAGGTGATTGCTCATGAGAAGTTGAAAGTTTTTCCTGCGCTTGCCTACACCTATGGAGGTTATTATCGAAAGAAAGATGCAAAGCAAAAAGCTTTGTTTGAATTGTTGAAGAAATACGGAATTAGATACGGTTTACGAATCGGGAACAGGATAAATGTTTTTCCTTTTCGAAATAAATATCAAATTCAGCGCATTGATATTAGGGGAGGTGATAGTTTTGAAGTATTCAAAAGAAAAGTGCTACTTGGGCGTAAAAAGTTATTATAA
- a CDS encoding glycosyltransferase yields MNLLHFTCSTVWRGHEQMIIDIYESLEDNKLVQKQLIVCPIGSKIFEIATQRNLNVIGVQYKSEYSIKIAKELKNIADHNKSDLVLLHNSKSHTIGVVSSMFCGLKIPLVLFRTLIKNVGTNFFRKFKYNYKGIKKIICVSDPVVDILKATIKNHQKMVVVGSVVDTDKFCLHKKNGFLHREFSIPQGYKIIGNVSAFCKVKDHYTWVDTVAELYKRGVKAKYVLIGEGGLENEIKEYVKSKGLQNEIIFAGFRTDVQQCIPEFDLFLFTSNNEATGGVILESYACKVPVVAARAGGVPTVLQDNVTGLLAEAGNAIDFADKVEVFLNCPITLNKCVDNGYDFLMRTASRIVIGHKINAVLSQVVDEEYSLI; encoded by the coding sequence ATGAACTTACTACATTTTACTTGCTCGACCGTTTGGAGAGGACACGAACAAATGATTATTGATATTTATGAATCTTTAGAAGATAATAAATTGGTTCAAAAACAATTAATTGTATGTCCTATTGGTTCCAAGATATTCGAAATAGCTACCCAAAGAAATTTGAATGTAATTGGAGTGCAGTATAAATCGGAATACAGCATTAAGATCGCAAAAGAATTAAAAAATATAGCTGATCATAATAAGTCAGATTTGGTTTTGCTTCATAATAGTAAATCACACACAATTGGGGTGGTTAGTAGTATGTTTTGTGGGTTAAAGATTCCGCTAGTGCTTTTTAGGACATTAATCAAGAATGTAGGTACCAATTTTTTCAGAAAATTTAAATATAATTATAAAGGCATCAAAAAAATTATTTGCGTGTCAGACCCAGTTGTTGATATTTTGAAAGCTACAATCAAAAATCATCAAAAAATGGTGGTTGTAGGTAGTGTAGTAGATACAGACAAATTTTGTTTGCATAAAAAAAATGGTTTTTTACACCGTGAATTTAGTATTCCGCAGGGATATAAAATTATTGGTAATGTTTCTGCTTTTTGTAAAGTAAAGGATCATTATACTTGGGTTGATACTGTAGCAGAATTGTATAAAAGAGGAGTGAAGGCTAAGTATGTTTTAATTGGTGAAGGTGGTCTCGAAAATGAGATTAAAGAGTACGTAAAATCCAAAGGTTTGCAAAACGAAATTATTTTTGCTGGTTTTCGTACAGACGTACAACAATGTATTCCTGAATTTGATCTATTTTTGTTTACCTCTAATAATGAAGCTACAGGTGGAGTAATTCTCGAGAGCTATGCTTGCAAAGTTCCTGTTGTAGCTGCGAGAGCAGGAGGAGTCCCTACTGTTTTACAAGATAATGTAACTGGATTGTTGGCAGAGGCAGGTAATGCAATAGATTTTGCTGATAAAGTAGAAGTGTTTTTAAATTGCCCAATTACATTGAATAAATGTGTTGACAATGGTTATGACTTTTTAATGAGAACAGCTTCTAGGATTGTTATTGGTCACAAAATAAATGCTGTATTGTCTCAGGTTGTTGATGAAGAATATAGCTTAATATAG